In a genomic window of Occallatibacter riparius:
- a CDS encoding AbiTii domain-containing protein, which produces MLIDEIIDLAADDSKSITTLLRKCIILGRRLKSDQLVSWAMQELNAYTSEDALPPYRVIAAGANGYFSGPFGSSVNNYPIAAVLLSEQHQHFATEVRLMEPIASYEELLRQKGNEFKIDWPADLDLMYQRRIRLTNGCCLTHGWQTISRGALAGVVDAIRNRALHMALDIKASLKSASDFEEPSPKKAEFLDRTVTTNIFGGMNVIASGRASVNSTISNSQNSIDVGNRDQLWDALRNSGVPQHGLDDLESAMQKDEGGFGSHVKRWTKEFAPKIVLGGVKIGAAAAQSVLTEFLKQYFGS; this is translated from the coding sequence GTGCTTATTGACGAAATAATCGATCTTGCCGCGGATGACAGCAAATCAATCACGACTTTGCTGCGGAAATGCATAATCCTCGGCAGGCGCCTCAAATCTGATCAACTTGTGAGTTGGGCTATGCAGGAACTGAACGCTTACACGTCAGAAGATGCTCTGCCCCCTTATCGGGTCATCGCTGCCGGCGCGAACGGATACTTCTCAGGGCCGTTCGGCTCGAGCGTAAACAATTATCCCATTGCAGCGGTACTTCTCTCGGAGCAGCACCAGCACTTCGCTACTGAGGTGCGGTTGATGGAGCCTATCGCATCGTATGAAGAACTCCTTCGGCAAAAAGGGAACGAGTTCAAAATCGATTGGCCGGCTGATCTAGATCTGATGTATCAGCGGCGAATTCGCCTCACAAATGGCTGCTGCCTGACTCACGGCTGGCAGACCATCAGCCGAGGAGCTCTGGCCGGAGTTGTCGATGCGATCCGAAATCGTGCACTCCATATGGCTCTGGACATAAAGGCTTCGCTAAAATCCGCTTCTGACTTTGAGGAACCTTCCCCAAAAAAAGCTGAGTTCTTAGATCGTACGGTTACGACGAATATCTTTGGAGGGATGAACGTCATCGCATCAGGTAGAGCATCAGTTAACAGCACGATTTCGAACTCCCAGAATTCTATTGACGTTGGAAATCGCGACCAGCTCTGGGATGCATTGCGAAACTCGGGCGTTCCTCAACATGGGTTGGATGACCTGGAAAGCGCTATGCAGAAGGACGAGGGGGGATTTGGCTCGCACGTCAAGCGGTGGACGAAAGAGTTTGCTCCGAAGATAGTACTTGGGGGAGTTAAGATCGGCGCCGCGGCTGCCCAGTCGGTCCTCACCGAGTTCCTGAAGCAATACTTTGGAAGCTAG
- a CDS encoding efflux RND transporter permease subunit, with protein sequence MSLSTPFIRRPVATTLLTIALAIAGAIAFTVLPVSPLPQVDFPTISVNASLPGASAEIMAASVATPLERQFSHIAGVTEMTSSSSLGSTGVTLQFDLGRNIDGAARDVQAAINAARTYLPANLPSNPSYRKVNPADSPIMILGLTSDKYDVTKVYDLASTVLTQKLSQINGVGQVFAGGGATPSVRVEVDPMKLQSFGLTLSSVQSVLSLQNAHSPRGQLSDGRYTADIITNDQISHAADYKPLIVGYRNGAAVRLMDVADVIDSAQDLRTAGYTDGVRSVSVIIFRQPGANIIDTVDRIKAQLPFLEAVMPQGIKTTLVMDRTVTIRASVHTVETTLIGSIILVVLVVFLFLRSPRATLIPSVAVPVSLVATFAVMYLLDYSLDNLSLMALTVATGFVVDDAIVVMENITRHLEAGMEPFAATFRGAREIGFTVFSISMSLVAVFIPILMMGGIVGRLFREFAVVLSTAIVISMIVSLTTTPTMCAHILKAHEEDDEHGWFYRTSEKVFSTLLAGYRGSLRWALDNSSLVLIVLALTIALNVLVIIRIPKGFFPQQDTGALVGGVQGPQDASFPFMNYSIQQLVGIIKADPAVSHVNAYSGGRGSSNGGFIYMALKPLGKSCKEADKGCDVRQTDAMNVINRLRPKMNRLPIASAFLQAAQDLRIGGRGGNAQYQYTIQTESVSDLAHWGPILMANMRKLPGLQDVNSDQQNGGLREMLTFDRTQAARLGQTASSLDRSLYSAFGQSQVSVIYTQLNQYYVVLEVAPKFWQDPSGLHTIYIPSGSAAGRSGPNAMSPLLSVMHPQTGTTPLQVNHTGLFPSVTVSFNLSSGYALSDATREIQEMQANLGVPATVHGFFSGTAQAYQESLASEKYLIITALLAVYIVLGILYESLIHPLTIISTLPSASVGAMLALMLFGMDLNVISIIGIILLIGIVKKNAIMMIDFALMAEREQGKTTYESIFEACMLRFRPILMTTMAAIMGALPLAFGSGTGSELRRPLGITIVGGLLLSQLLTLYTTPVVYLMMDRLRLRTLGRSRDRRPATVAEATS encoded by the coding sequence ATGAGTCTGTCGACTCCATTCATCCGGCGTCCGGTAGCGACCACGCTGCTCACGATCGCGCTTGCGATTGCAGGAGCGATTGCGTTTACGGTTCTGCCGGTGTCACCGCTGCCGCAGGTGGACTTTCCCACCATCAGCGTGAATGCGAGTCTGCCGGGAGCGAGTGCCGAGATCATGGCGGCGTCAGTAGCAACGCCGCTGGAGCGGCAGTTCAGCCACATCGCGGGCGTGACGGAGATGACGTCGTCAAGTTCGCTGGGCTCAACCGGCGTGACCTTACAGTTCGATTTGGGTCGCAACATCGATGGAGCAGCGCGCGACGTGCAGGCTGCCATCAATGCCGCGCGCACCTATCTGCCGGCCAATCTTCCATCAAATCCGTCGTATCGCAAGGTTAATCCGGCCGATTCGCCGATCATGATCCTGGGGCTCACATCAGACAAGTACGACGTCACGAAGGTCTATGACCTTGCATCGACCGTGCTGACGCAGAAACTGTCGCAGATCAATGGCGTGGGCCAGGTGTTCGCAGGCGGCGGCGCCACTCCATCGGTGCGCGTGGAAGTCGATCCGATGAAGCTGCAGAGTTTCGGCCTCACGCTGAGCAGCGTGCAGTCTGTGCTGAGCCTGCAGAATGCGCACTCCCCGCGCGGTCAGTTGTCGGACGGCAGGTACACGGCGGACATCATCACCAACGATCAGATATCGCATGCCGCAGATTACAAGCCGTTGATCGTGGGGTATCGGAATGGCGCAGCCGTGCGTCTGATGGACGTCGCCGATGTAATCGATTCTGCACAGGACCTGCGCACCGCGGGCTATACCGATGGCGTGAGGTCCGTTTCGGTGATCATCTTCCGGCAGCCGGGAGCCAACATCATTGACACGGTTGATCGCATCAAGGCTCAGTTGCCGTTTCTTGAAGCGGTGATGCCACAGGGCATAAAGACGACGCTTGTGATGGATCGTACCGTGACGATTCGTGCGTCCGTGCACACCGTCGAGACAACGCTGATTGGGTCCATCATCCTCGTGGTGCTAGTGGTGTTCCTCTTCCTGAGGAGCCCGCGGGCGACGTTGATTCCGAGCGTTGCCGTGCCCGTCTCGCTGGTGGCCACCTTCGCGGTGATGTACCTGCTCGATTACAGCCTCGACAATCTCTCGCTGATGGCGCTCACGGTTGCGACGGGCTTCGTAGTGGACGACGCGATCGTGGTGATGGAGAACATCACGCGTCATCTCGAGGCCGGCATGGAGCCATTCGCTGCGACCTTTCGCGGCGCGCGCGAGATTGGCTTCACCGTCTTCTCCATCAGCATGTCGCTGGTGGCGGTGTTCATTCCCATCCTCATGATGGGCGGCATTGTGGGCCGGCTGTTCCGGGAGTTCGCAGTTGTGCTGTCGACAGCGATTGTGATCTCGATGATCGTTTCGCTTACGACCACTCCGACAATGTGCGCGCACATCCTCAAGGCGCACGAGGAAGACGACGAGCACGGCTGGTTCTATCGAACGAGCGAGAAGGTGTTCTCAACACTGCTGGCGGGCTATCGCGGGTCGCTGCGCTGGGCGCTCGACAATTCGTCGCTGGTGCTGATTGTGTTGGCGTTGACGATTGCCCTGAACGTGCTGGTCATCATTCGCATTCCCAAGGGATTCTTTCCGCAGCAGGATACCGGAGCACTCGTGGGTGGCGTGCAGGGCCCACAGGATGCGTCCTTCCCCTTCATGAATTACTCGATTCAGCAGTTGGTAGGCATCATCAAGGCCGATCCCGCGGTGTCGCATGTCAATGCCTACTCAGGCGGGCGCGGGTCGAGCAACGGCGGCTTCATCTACATGGCGCTTAAGCCGCTTGGCAAGTCGTGCAAGGAAGCTGACAAAGGCTGCGACGTGCGACAGACGGACGCAATGAACGTGATCAATCGGTTGCGGCCCAAGATGAACCGTCTGCCGATTGCGTCCGCGTTTCTTCAGGCGGCTCAGGATCTGCGCATCGGCGGTCGCGGCGGTAATGCGCAATACCAGTACACAATCCAGACCGAGAGCGTGTCTGACCTGGCGCATTGGGGGCCGATTTTGATGGCCAACATGCGCAAGCTGCCGGGCCTGCAGGACGTGAACAGCGACCAGCAGAACGGCGGCCTCCGCGAGATGCTCACGTTCGATCGCACGCAGGCAGCGCGCCTGGGACAGACCGCGTCGTCGCTCGATCGTTCGCTTTACAGCGCATTTGGGCAGTCGCAGGTCTCGGTGATCTACACGCAGCTCAATCAGTATTACGTGGTGCTCGAGGTCGCGCCGAAGTTCTGGCAGGATCCATCGGGCCTGCACACGATCTATATTCCATCGGGCTCGGCTGCGGGTCGCAGCGGGCCTAATGCTATGTCTCCGCTGCTGAGCGTCATGCACCCACAGACCGGAACGACGCCGCTGCAAGTGAATCACACGGGCCTGTTCCCGTCGGTGACGGTATCGTTCAACTTGTCGAGTGGATACGCACTGAGCGATGCCACGCGCGAGATACAGGAGATGCAGGCGAATCTGGGTGTGCCGGCGACCGTGCACGGTTTCTTCTCAGGCACGGCTCAGGCTTATCAAGAGTCGCTGGCGTCGGAGAAGTACCTGATCATCACCGCACTCCTCGCGGTCTACATTGTGCTCGGCATTCTTTACGAGAGCCTGATCCATCCGCTGACCATCATCTCCACACTGCCATCGGCCAGCGTCGGCGCGATGCTTGCGCTCATGTTGTTCGGCATGGACCTCAACGTGATCTCGATCATCGGTATCATTCTGCTCATCGGCATTGTGAAGAAGAACGCCATCATGATGATTGACTTTGCCTTGATGGCCGAACGCGAGCAGGGCAAGACCACGTACGAGTCAATCTTCGAGGCCTGCATGCTTCGCTTCCGCCCCATCCTGATGACGACCATGGCGGCGATCATGGGCGCGCTGCCGTTGGCATTCGGATCCGGCACAGGATCGGAACTGCGCCGCCCGCTCGGCATCACCATTGTTGGCGGGCTGCTGCTAAGCCAGCTGCTTACGCTTTACACCACACCGGTGGTTTATTTGATGATGGATCGCCTGCGCCTGAGAACGCTGGGGCGTTCGCGCGACAGGCGGCCCGCTACGGTGGCGGAGGCCACCTCATGA
- a CDS encoding efflux transporter outer membrane subunit, which produces MNTVNPNRTRWTLTVGSALLAAIALSGCRVGPHYNAPAPPTITAPNFKESTVNFHDAEGWKVASPQDAMIRGNWWEVFNEPELNALEEELNANNQNIKVSFNNFMAARAVIAQARSQYWPTVTAGASWNRSKSSGNLHNTSVANTGSTGTLWSIPVDVTWTPDFWGKIRNEVRETEYAAQASAADLQLEKLTEQAALAQYYFEIRGQDMLQSILNETVEADKKSLDATQGSYDVGVGDYISVVEAKATLQSAQSSAINVGLLRAQYEHAIAMLVGKVPTDFSIPVKPMTYTPPTIPTGMPSQLVERRPDVASAERTLAAANATIGIGYGAFFPQVTLSAAGGFESSTFKHLFDIPSRFWSLGPSVSQTLFNGWLYRAQLHQYQAIYNADLATYRQAVLTSFQQVEDSLSSTRIYSQQILAQQQAVEASRTFLDLEQERYKLGVDPYVTVVIAQTAYLNSQVELNTLHVQEMLSAVQLVQALGGGWDRSQLPTPQQAGAKQPNSAYTTP; this is translated from the coding sequence ATGAACACAGTCAATCCAAACAGAACGAGATGGACGCTAACAGTTGGGAGCGCGCTGCTTGCAGCCATTGCGCTCTCCGGCTGCCGCGTCGGCCCGCATTACAACGCCCCCGCGCCGCCTACGATCACGGCTCCTAATTTCAAGGAGTCGACCGTCAACTTCCACGATGCGGAAGGATGGAAGGTCGCGAGTCCTCAGGATGCAATGATCCGCGGCAACTGGTGGGAGGTGTTCAATGAGCCTGAGCTGAACGCGCTTGAAGAAGAGTTGAACGCCAACAATCAGAACATAAAGGTGTCGTTCAACAACTTCATGGCTGCGCGCGCCGTGATCGCTCAAGCGCGTTCGCAGTACTGGCCGACGGTTACCGCGGGAGCGAGTTGGAATCGCTCGAAAAGTTCCGGAAATCTGCACAACACTTCGGTGGCCAATACGGGCAGCACGGGCACGTTATGGAGTATCCCGGTAGACGTTACGTGGACGCCGGATTTCTGGGGAAAGATTCGCAACGAAGTGCGCGAGACGGAATACGCTGCGCAGGCGAGCGCAGCGGATCTGCAACTGGAGAAGCTCACTGAGCAGGCCGCCCTTGCGCAGTACTACTTTGAGATTCGTGGTCAGGACATGCTGCAGAGCATCCTGAACGAGACGGTCGAAGCCGACAAAAAGTCGCTCGACGCGACGCAAGGCTCCTATGATGTCGGCGTAGGGGACTACATTTCGGTCGTAGAGGCGAAAGCTACGCTGCAGTCCGCGCAGTCTTCAGCCATCAACGTGGGCCTGTTACGCGCTCAATACGAGCACGCGATCGCAATGCTGGTGGGAAAGGTTCCGACGGACTTCTCGATTCCCGTGAAGCCGATGACCTACACTCCACCGACGATCCCCACCGGCATGCCCTCGCAATTGGTGGAGCGCAGGCCTGACGTTGCGTCGGCCGAGCGCACGTTGGCGGCGGCGAATGCCACCATCGGAATCGGCTATGGAGCATTCTTCCCGCAGGTGACGCTGTCGGCGGCTGGAGGCTTCGAGAGCTCGACATTCAAGCACCTGTTCGATATTCCTAGCCGCTTCTGGTCTCTCGGTCCGAGCGTGTCGCAAACGCTGTTCAACGGCTGGCTCTACCGCGCACAGCTGCATCAGTATCAGGCTATCTACAACGCGGACCTGGCTACCTACAGGCAAGCCGTGCTGACCTCCTTCCAGCAGGTGGAAGACTCGCTCTCGTCCACCCGAATCTACTCGCAGCAGATCCTCGCGCAGCAGCAGGCGGTAGAGGCCTCGCGTACTTTCCTCGACCTCGAACAGGAGCGGTACAAGCTCGGCGTCGATCCCTATGTCACCGTAGTTATTGCTCAGACTGCGTACCTCAATAGCCAGGTAGAGCTGAATACGCTGCATGTGCAGGAGATGTTGTCGGCAGTACAACTGGTCCAGGCGCTAGGTGGCGGATGGGATCGCTCGCAATTGCCTACGCCTCAACAGGCGGGAGCCAAGCAGCCGAATTCGGCGTACACGACGCCTTAG
- a CDS encoding AlbA family DNA-binding domain-containing protein, translating to MSQRSEALFEKLQAPGALKALIGESEDADFDCKEWPRPDGRKGTIAKAACGFANATGGVIIIGLKARRGGDGQPDVVSDLCPVPDANGVKSEALDIILRCVEPGITGVAAQVVPEAPGMASGFVLIHIPEWEGTPQRSRVDRKEFYVRVASGTLPMEYFQIADRFGVRPRPHLTVDLNLDAPVSNHPYITDRMCRFIRLMLTNHGRGIARFPAVRVHALPHLSICQASHIGPLPIWPVSDANAEWFTVRGGANDVVYPGETLKIASLVQLGDRRIPNDKVWGVPATQVITEVVCDGMFAHRQTFQITEAY from the coding sequence ATGTCCCAGAGATCAGAGGCCCTGTTTGAAAAGCTACAAGCGCCCGGAGCACTTAAGGCGTTGATCGGCGAGTCGGAAGACGCCGATTTCGACTGCAAGGAATGGCCCCGTCCCGACGGCCGGAAAGGCACGATTGCAAAAGCCGCCTGCGGCTTCGCGAATGCGACCGGTGGCGTCATAATCATCGGTCTTAAGGCAAGGCGAGGCGGTGATGGTCAGCCCGACGTCGTGTCAGATCTCTGTCCGGTGCCCGATGCAAACGGTGTCAAGTCGGAGGCTCTGGATATAATCCTCCGTTGCGTTGAACCTGGTATTACGGGTGTAGCTGCGCAGGTGGTTCCGGAAGCGCCTGGGATGGCCTCTGGGTTCGTTCTCATCCACATCCCTGAGTGGGAAGGCACGCCTCAGCGTTCTAGGGTAGATCGGAAGGAGTTCTATGTCCGGGTCGCGAGCGGGACCTTGCCGATGGAGTACTTCCAGATCGCCGATCGCTTCGGAGTGAGGCCGCGGCCTCACCTCACTGTCGACCTCAACCTCGATGCGCCTGTTTCAAACCACCCCTATATCACTGATCGAATGTGTCGCTTCATCCGTTTGATGCTGACAAACCATGGCCGCGGGATCGCCCGGTTCCCCGCCGTTCGCGTACACGCGCTGCCCCATCTGAGTATCTGTCAGGCGTCGCACATTGGACCACTTCCGATCTGGCCGGTTTCCGACGCAAATGCCGAGTGGTTCACAGTACGAGGCGGCGCAAATGATGTGGTGTATCCAGGCGAGACACTGAAGATCGCCTCTCTCGTGCAGTTAGGAGACAGGCGCATACCTAACGATAAGGTTTGGGGCGTGCCGGCCACACAGGTCATAACCGAGGTCGTTTGCGATGGCATGTTTGCCCACAGGCAGACGTTCCAGATTACAGAGGCTTATTAG